The Sphingomonas sp. So64.6b genome includes a region encoding these proteins:
- a CDS encoding ParB-like protein, which translates to MIQDPEPLLHPREIAGLRPTQISVGLREVERKRQDWRHRAEREGPDFLGRHMLPVVIGPKNRAYLIDNHHLALALHLEGVTHVLVHIIADLSALTRPMFITFMDNRNWLHPFDAKGIRQDYDDIPKHVAGLVDDPYRSLAGALRRAGGYAKVDTPYAEFLWADFLRRRIKPGRVDGHFDKALSEALALANGHDTAHLPGWAGTSG; encoded by the coding sequence ATGATCCAGGATCCCGAACCGCTATTGCATCCGAGAGAAATCGCCGGCCTGCGTCCGACGCAGATCTCGGTCGGCCTGCGCGAGGTCGAACGCAAGCGTCAGGACTGGCGCCATCGTGCCGAACGCGAGGGTCCCGACTTTCTCGGCCGCCACATGCTTCCAGTGGTGATCGGACCCAAGAACCGGGCGTATCTGATCGACAATCATCACCTTGCGCTCGCCCTGCATCTGGAGGGTGTGACGCATGTTCTGGTCCATATCATCGCCGATCTGAGCGCGCTCACCCGGCCCATGTTCATCACCTTCATGGATAATCGCAACTGGCTGCACCCGTTCGACGCGAAGGGCATCCGCCAGGATTATGACGATATCCCGAAGCACGTTGCCGGCCTGGTCGACGATCCATACCGGTCGCTTGCCGGCGCGCTGCGGCGCGCGGGCGGCTATGCCAAGGTCGATACGCCCTATGCCGAGTTTCTGTGGGCCGACTTCCTCCGGCGGCGGATCAAACCGGGCCGCGTCGATGGCCATTTCGACAAGGCGCTGTCCGAAGCGCTGGCGCTCGCGAACGGTCACGACACGGCACACCTGCCTGGCTGGGCCGGGACGAGCGGCTAG
- a CDS encoding bifunctional diguanylate cyclase/phosphodiesterase translates to MCAILSMTMPDRRVRPVFGDHAQKPFRAIAVSAMLLLVGMAGLAFAGIYWSTHQSDQISVARQLRVAQLAIDVSLDELALQQETVAIWDDAATKLADPHPPQTWLYDNIGSWLHRIFKHDEVFILDSSDRPIQSVSQGRLVSNRRFMAVRKDLLIIIDGARGRRDVPNGRHDRNIARPLHEHTTVRTTARATHDTHLMLVDGRPAAASAMMIKPSTPGYVRQPNGSPLLVSVRYLDGNFLADLSARHLIDAPRFSRVDNARDGEQSLLLRTEWRQNFGYLIWHPELPGTKILHTLIPLNAFVLLALGAFISALAFRLSKSMHSLATTQTEASYRSFHDPLTGLPNRSLLKLRIDKALAACTPHQPIWLMMIDIDRFKEVNDTLGHLAGDQLIRKFADRLVALLPPGNVVARLGGDEFAVLLAENWTASTVRSFCDDVRGLFDRPFDLAESQVFASASVGTARAAGGVDEVELMRRADVALYRAKDDGRNCARPYASVMDAKTRRRSILNSELRRALEEGELAVWYQPEHAASGGVVGFEALLRWHHPVHGLLTPGEIIPVAEETGLIGPIGDFVIHEVARTAAQWPQAFFAVNLSPVQFRTEGFADRLLSVFLDAGADPRRIELEVTERVLLDDSPAIHRTLLRLRGAGFRIALDDFGTGYSSLGYLQRFRVDKIKIDQSFVARMEDSAGTRAIVGAIIALGHALDLTVTAEGVETSRQADILVAAGCDELQGYFFSAAQPMIDLARPALSHFAA, encoded by the coding sequence ATGTGCGCGATCCTATCAATGACGATGCCAGATCGCCGAGTCAGACCTGTATTCGGCGATCATGCGCAAAAGCCGTTCAGGGCCATCGCGGTTTCGGCCATGCTGCTGTTGGTTGGAATGGCCGGACTCGCCTTTGCCGGTATTTACTGGTCGACCCACCAGAGCGATCAAATCTCAGTAGCGCGTCAGCTACGCGTCGCGCAGCTTGCCATCGATGTCAGTCTGGACGAGCTCGCTCTTCAGCAGGAAACCGTCGCGATATGGGATGATGCGGCCACCAAGCTTGCCGATCCTCACCCCCCGCAGACTTGGCTGTACGACAATATCGGCTCCTGGCTCCACAGGATCTTCAAACACGACGAGGTCTTTATCCTCGACAGCTCGGACCGGCCGATCCAGTCGGTCAGCCAGGGTCGATTGGTATCCAACCGGCGGTTCATGGCGGTCAGGAAGGACCTGCTGATCATCATCGACGGCGCACGCGGCCGTCGTGATGTTCCCAATGGCCGGCACGACCGGAATATCGCCAGGCCGTTGCACGAGCACACCACCGTCCGCACAACGGCGCGGGCCACGCACGACACGCATCTCATGCTGGTCGACGGCCGCCCGGCCGCCGCCAGCGCGATGATGATCAAGCCTTCGACACCCGGTTATGTGCGGCAGCCGAACGGCTCGCCCCTGCTCGTCAGCGTGCGATATCTCGATGGAAATTTCCTTGCCGACCTGAGCGCCAGACATCTGATCGACGCGCCACGCTTCAGTCGTGTGGACAATGCCCGGGACGGAGAGCAGTCCTTGTTGCTGCGGACCGAATGGCGGCAGAATTTTGGCTATTTGATCTGGCATCCCGAGCTTCCGGGCACCAAAATCCTGCACACGCTCATTCCGCTCAACGCCTTTGTTCTCCTCGCGCTGGGTGCCTTTATCAGCGCGCTCGCGTTCCGCTTGTCGAAGTCGATGCATTCGCTCGCAACGACTCAGACCGAAGCATCATACCGATCCTTTCACGACCCATTGACCGGGCTGCCCAATCGTTCGCTGCTCAAGCTCAGGATCGACAAGGCGCTGGCGGCGTGCACCCCGCATCAGCCAATCTGGCTGATGATGATCGACATCGATCGTTTCAAGGAAGTCAACGACACGCTGGGCCATCTGGCCGGAGATCAACTGATCCGGAAATTCGCGGATCGGCTTGTCGCTCTTCTCCCACCGGGCAACGTCGTCGCACGACTGGGCGGAGACGAGTTCGCGGTCCTGCTCGCGGAAAACTGGACCGCAAGCACCGTACGATCCTTCTGCGATGACGTCCGGGGGCTGTTCGACAGACCGTTCGATCTCGCCGAGAGCCAGGTTTTCGCGTCTGCCAGCGTGGGAACCGCGCGAGCGGCCGGTGGCGTCGATGAGGTCGAACTCATGCGTCGGGCAGACGTGGCGCTTTACCGCGCGAAGGACGATGGGCGGAACTGCGCGCGTCCTTACGCCTCCGTGATGGACGCCAAAACCCGGCGCCGCAGCATCCTGAACTCCGAACTCCGGCGGGCGCTTGAGGAAGGCGAACTCGCGGTCTGGTATCAGCCGGAGCATGCCGCGAGCGGCGGCGTGGTTGGCTTCGAAGCGCTGCTACGCTGGCATCATCCGGTCCACGGGCTCCTGACTCCCGGAGAAATCATCCCGGTCGCCGAGGAGACGGGGCTGATCGGGCCGATCGGCGATTTCGTCATTCATGAGGTCGCCCGCACGGCCGCTCAATGGCCCCAGGCCTTTTTCGCCGTCAACCTCTCGCCCGTACAATTTCGAACCGAGGGCTTCGCCGACCGGCTCCTGTCGGTTTTCCTGGATGCGGGCGCCGATCCGCGACGCATCGAACTTGAAGTGACGGAGCGCGTCCTGCTGGATGACAGCCCGGCAATCCATCGCACCCTCTTGCGTCTTCGCGGCGCCGGTTTCCGCATCGCACTGGACGATTTCGGTACGGGCTATTCGTCGCTCGGCTACCTGCAGCGATTTCGCGTCGACAAGATCAAGATCGATCAAAGCTTTGTCGCTCGCATGGAGGATTCCGCGGGCACCCGCGCCATTGTCGGGGCGATCATCGCGCTAGGTCATGCGCTCGACCTGACGGTGACCGCCGAAGGGGTCGAGACCAGCCGGCAGGCCGATATTCTGGTCGCGGCCGGATGCGATGAATTGCAGGGTTATTTCTTTTCCGCGGCACAGCCGATGATCGATTTGGCCCGTCCGGCGCTTTCCCACTTCGCGGCCTAG
- a CDS encoding DUF6311 domain-containing protein has product MRRLFPTFALVALAVIVFAGWMHLGVLDPRNVGWVIDGHDRGQSAIGLAAYLRAAGSWPLLHQPLIGAPDGMALLFTDSIPLLGLLLGPVAPWLPPGLQFVGPWYLACMLLQAGFGWAIVRRHAPDGVSAWLGAALLVLMPVLINRYGHASLCAQWLILWALWLHLDPVRARRPLWWIALLGVAALVHSYLLLMVAAIWASSVLRSLVAEPERGRTLIHAAIVAIATALIVSLHGILGQHFGSTGTYGRFPMPIDALWNPGNPTYSALLPSSPESGRGFEGFQYLGAGLLALALAALVRLAFGLRHGADAEALPRDALRRLAWLVPAFLIFAVVAIGPQPLFAGQPVGGVRLPPAIIDLLDPVRASGRLFWPVTYTIAIAAILIMCRMKRAPLILAGALALQLVDLMPMLAAVRATSVLADTPGTYHRTPDPRWDALIARAGAVDFQPPDPFGDLVVMEEIAWRAVRQCRPVPFFYASRETVATRRRLDAAARRFRAGLIDPARLYVLVDGAVPPALAHRVRHLDGIAIIPPSAAARPRGKDLCPTK; this is encoded by the coding sequence ATGCGCCGCCTGTTTCCCACCTTCGCACTGGTGGCGCTTGCCGTCATCGTGTTCGCCGGCTGGATGCATCTCGGCGTACTCGACCCGCGCAATGTCGGCTGGGTGATCGACGGCCATGACCGGGGGCAGAGCGCGATCGGGCTCGCCGCTTATCTGCGCGCCGCTGGCTCATGGCCATTGCTTCACCAGCCGCTGATCGGCGCGCCCGACGGCATGGCATTGTTGTTCACCGACAGCATCCCGTTGCTTGGCCTGCTGCTCGGCCCGGTCGCGCCATGGCTGCCGCCGGGGCTGCAGTTCGTCGGCCCATGGTATCTCGCCTGCATGCTGCTTCAAGCCGGTTTCGGCTGGGCGATCGTGCGGCGTCACGCGCCCGACGGGGTCAGCGCCTGGCTCGGCGCGGCATTGCTCGTGCTGATGCCGGTGCTGATCAACCGCTACGGCCATGCCAGCCTGTGCGCGCAGTGGCTGATCCTGTGGGCGCTATGGCTCCATCTCGATCCGGTCCGCGCGCGCCGCCCGCTCTGGTGGATCGCGCTGCTCGGTGTCGCGGCTTTGGTCCATAGCTATCTGCTGCTGATGGTCGCCGCGATCTGGGCCAGCTCGGTGTTGCGTTCACTGGTCGCCGAACCGGAACGCGGGCGGACGCTGATCCATGCGGCGATCGTCGCCATCGCCACCGCGCTGATCGTGTCGCTGCACGGCATCCTCGGCCAGCATTTCGGATCGACCGGCACCTATGGCCGGTTCCCGATGCCGATCGACGCGCTGTGGAACCCGGGCAACCCGACCTATTCCGCGCTCCTGCCGTCCTCGCCGGAGAGCGGGCGCGGCTTTGAGGGGTTCCAGTATCTCGGCGCCGGTCTGCTCGCGCTGGCACTGGCCGCGCTGGTCAGGCTGGCGTTCGGCCTGCGTCACGGCGCGGACGCGGAAGCGCTCCCGCGCGACGCGCTGCGGCGCCTTGCCTGGCTCGTGCCGGCGTTCCTCATCTTCGCGGTGGTCGCGATCGGGCCGCAACCCCTGTTCGCCGGTCAGCCGGTCGGCGGCGTCCGCCTGCCACCCGCGATCATCGACCTGCTCGATCCGGTGCGCGCATCGGGGCGGCTGTTCTGGCCGGTCACCTACACCATCGCCATCGCCGCGATCCTGATCATGTGTCGCATGAAGCGCGCGCCGCTGATCCTTGCGGGCGCGCTCGCGCTGCAACTGGTCGACCTGATGCCGATGCTCGCCGCGGTCCGTGCGACCAGCGTCCTGGCCGACACGCCCGGCACCTATCACCGCACGCCCGATCCGCGCTGGGACGCACTGATCGCCCGCGCGGGCGCGGTCGATTTCCAGCCGCCCGATCCGTTCGGCGACCTTGTCGTGATGGAGGAGATTGCGTGGCGCGCGGTACGCCAGTGCCGCCCGGTGCCGTTCTTCTACGCCTCGCGTGAGACGGTGGCGACGCGCCGGCGCCTCGACGCGGCGGCACGGCGTTTCCGCGCCGGCCTGATCGATCCGGCGCGGCTCTATGTGCTGGTCGACGGCGCGGTGCCGCCCGCACTGGCGCACCGGGTACGCCATCTCGACGGCATCGCGATCATCCCGCCGAGCGCAGCGGCCCGGCCACGTGGTAAGGATCTGTGTCCCACTAAATAG
- the pepF gene encoding oligoendopeptidase F, whose amino-acid sequence MTDLTRRETLAASTAATLAATLATAMPAWALDSRAQDAATAAPPGSGAAWDLSEIYPDDAAWDAARKAALAALPSLAAYRGKLGESADTLARAMVAGSDMGKTIARIYVYVSLKADEDVRVSANQQRQAQAVDLYTAYGEASSWFAPEILAIGSDKIERFIAADAVLKSRFDFTLRNILRQAPHTLSADEEALLAGTSAPLQGPEDIRGQLVASDIPWPTITLSTGKSIRLDDQGYTLTRDAPDRADRKKVFDTFWATYGQFRNSLGAAYLSKLKADVFDMKARKYKTSLAASLSGNDVPEAVYRTLVAETNKGLPELHRYFELRRRLLKLPDMAYYDIYPPLVSLDRKVTVPEMRTLTLEAVKPLGPDYVALLGKATAGKWMDPLPRPGKRSGAYMNPGAYDVHPYLLLNLGENYEGLTTYAHEWGHAMHSLLAAKAQVYDKAEYPLFTAEIASTCNEQLLAAYMVARAKTRQEKLYYLGQQLEGIRGTFYRQTMFAEFELACHDKAEAGEGLSGEAFSAIYLDLLKRYHGPKVAIDPVYGSEWGYIPHFYSSFYVYQYATSISAASYFARAILKGGAKERDNYLGVLKSGGSDHPVALLKRAGLDMASPAPYQAIIATFRDTLDQCEALMA is encoded by the coding sequence ATGACCGATTTGACTCGCCGCGAGACGCTCGCCGCTTCGACCGCCGCCACGCTGGCCGCCACGCTCGCCACCGCGATGCCCGCCTGGGCCCTGGACTCTAGGGCACAGGACGCCGCGACCGCGGCGCCACCGGGGAGTGGAGCTGCATGGGACCTGTCGGAGATCTACCCCGACGATGCCGCCTGGGATGCCGCGCGCAAGGCGGCGCTCGCCGCGCTTCCTTCGCTCGCGGCCTATCGTGGCAAGCTCGGCGAGAGCGCGGACACGCTCGCCAGGGCGATGGTCGCCGGCTCCGACATGGGCAAGACGATCGCGCGCATCTATGTCTATGTCAGCCTCAAGGCGGATGAGGATGTCCGCGTCTCCGCCAACCAGCAGCGCCAGGCACAGGCGGTCGATCTCTACACCGCCTATGGCGAGGCAAGCTCCTGGTTCGCACCCGAGATCCTCGCGATCGGATCGGACAAGATCGAGCGGTTCATCGCCGCCGATGCGGTGCTCAAATCGCGCTTTGATTTCACTCTTCGCAACATCCTGCGCCAGGCGCCGCACACGCTGAGCGCGGACGAGGAGGCGCTGCTCGCCGGCACCTCGGCGCCGCTGCAGGGGCCCGAGGATATCCGCGGTCAGCTCGTCGCGTCCGACATCCCCTGGCCGACCATCACCTTGTCGACCGGCAAGTCGATCCGGCTCGACGATCAGGGTTATACGCTGACCCGCGACGCGCCCGACCGCGCCGATCGCAAGAAGGTGTTCGACACTTTCTGGGCGACCTATGGCCAGTTCCGCAACTCGCTTGGTGCTGCCTATCTGTCGAAGCTCAAGGCCGATGTGTTCGACATGAAGGCGCGGAAGTACAAGACCTCGCTCGCCGCCTCGCTCTCGGGCAACGATGTGCCGGAGGCGGTCTATCGCACCCTGGTCGCCGAGACGAACAAGGGCCTGCCCGAACTGCATCGTTATTTCGAGCTGCGCCGCCGCCTGCTCAAACTGCCCGACATGGCCTATTACGACATCTATCCACCGCTCGTGTCGCTCGACCGCAAGGTGACGGTGCCGGAGATGCGCACCCTGACGCTGGAGGCGGTCAAGCCGCTCGGCCCCGACTATGTCGCGCTGCTGGGCAAGGCGACGGCGGGCAAATGGATGGATCCGCTGCCGCGTCCCGGCAAGCGTTCGGGCGCCTATATGAACCCCGGCGCCTATGACGTGCACCCCTATCTGCTGCTCAACCTGGGCGAGAATTACGAGGGGCTGACCACCTATGCGCATGAATGGGGCCATGCGATGCACTCGCTGCTCGCGGCCAAGGCGCAGGTCTATGACAAGGCGGAATACCCGCTGTTCACCGCCGAGATCGCCTCGACCTGCAACGAGCAATTGCTCGCCGCCTATATGGTCGCCCGCGCGAAAACCAGGCAAGAGAAGCTCTATTATCTCGGCCAGCAGCTTGAGGGGATCCGCGGCACTTTCTATCGCCAGACCATGTTCGCCGAATTCGAATTGGCGTGCCACGACAAGGCCGAAGCGGGCGAGGGGTTGTCGGGCGAGGCGTTCAGCGCGATCTATCTCGACCTGCTCAAACGCTATCACGGGCCGAAGGTCGCGATCGACCCGGTCTATGGCTCGGAATGGGGGTATATCCCGCATTTCTATTCGAGCTTCTATGTCTATCAATACGCCACCTCGATCTCCGCCGCGTCCTATTTCGCGCGCGCGATCCTGAAGGGCGGCGCGAAGGAGCGGGACAATTATCTCGGCGTGCTGAAGTCGGGCGGCTCGGATCACCCGGTGGCGTTGCTCAAGCGCGCGGGGCTCGATATGGCGTCGCCGGCACCGTATCAGGCGATCATCGCGACGTTCCGCGACACGCTCGACCAGTGCGAAGCGTTGATGGCGTAA
- a CDS encoding DUF5681 domain-containing protein, translating to MRAETAGAVESAASCDDAVGHGKPPREHQFKKGNRASVEGKRRKVKAAEEVVPQLPNESVHGMLMAEAMRMVRVKAGGRLVEIPAMQAAFREIAMKAARGNRLAAATLARLIMQSEAAEARAAALAPVKPAAPSWAELEARRARAFQSEEFKAAEEYKEVWTQVLTKTAKLKAELTAPVPHPDEVRIGRVQGTADWPGAQPDEMLSLDGLAATHAELQADLPVRRPAIEAMVESYDKAAAWCEWFALNDIRDLIADHLPERYAGQVQADTRAAEVRARDRSLRSMAEHDRRQHERRIEMDAAAAARAKAARALALSRDWSEIRRDGDEEAAGDGTERIARVAKPVSKITGPARTVAEASAYRAAWLEVLKATEEMEYDLKPVPPPEDVIINAAAKTVTYRVPPEAGQGATLNSMRATLATLKELAMTHEGAMGLHAEPYHMFIAQRRRDNALKLCAVIERHLAGVEAGRG from the coding sequence ATGAGGGCAGAAACGGCGGGGGCGGTAGAGAGTGCGGCGTCGTGCGACGATGCGGTGGGCCATGGCAAGCCGCCAAGGGAGCATCAGTTCAAGAAAGGCAACCGGGCCAGCGTCGAGGGCAAAAGGCGCAAGGTGAAGGCGGCCGAGGAGGTGGTGCCACAATTGCCCAATGAATCGGTCCACGGGATGCTGATGGCCGAGGCGATGCGCATGGTGCGGGTCAAGGCGGGCGGGCGCCTGGTCGAGATCCCCGCGATGCAGGCGGCGTTCCGCGAGATCGCGATGAAGGCGGCGCGCGGCAACCGGCTGGCCGCCGCGACGCTGGCGCGGCTGATCATGCAGTCGGAGGCGGCGGAGGCGCGTGCGGCGGCGCTGGCGCCAGTGAAGCCCGCCGCGCCCTCATGGGCGGAGCTGGAAGCGCGCCGGGCCCGGGCATTCCAGTCCGAAGAGTTCAAGGCGGCCGAGGAATATAAGGAAGTCTGGACGCAAGTGCTGACCAAAACGGCGAAGCTGAAGGCCGAGCTGACCGCTCCGGTGCCGCATCCGGACGAGGTGAGGATTGGCCGTGTGCAGGGCACAGCGGACTGGCCGGGCGCGCAACCGGACGAGATGCTGTCGCTTGACGGGCTGGCCGCAACGCACGCCGAGCTGCAGGCAGACCTGCCGGTGCGGCGCCCGGCGATCGAGGCGATGGTGGAGAGCTATGACAAGGCGGCCGCGTGGTGCGAGTGGTTCGCGTTGAACGATATCCGCGACCTGATCGCCGATCACCTGCCCGAGCGCTATGCCGGGCAAGTCCAGGCCGATACGCGCGCCGCAGAGGTGCGGGCGCGCGACCGATCGTTGCGATCGATGGCGGAACACGACCGCCGGCAGCATGAACGTCGGATCGAGATGGACGCCGCCGCCGCGGCGCGCGCGAAAGCGGCGCGCGCGCTGGCGTTGTCGCGCGACTGGTCCGAAATCCGGCGCGATGGAGATGAGGAAGCGGCCGGCGATGGCACGGAGCGCATCGCGCGCGTCGCGAAGCCGGTGTCGAAAATCACCGGCCCGGCGCGCACCGTGGCCGAGGCAAGCGCATATCGGGCGGCGTGGCTGGAGGTGCTGAAGGCCACCGAGGAAATGGAGTATGATTTAAAGCCGGTGCCACCGCCCGAAGACGTGATCATCAATGCGGCGGCGAAGACAGTGACCTATCGCGTGCCGCCAGAGGCTGGCCAAGGCGCGACGCTGAACAGCATGCGCGCAACACTCGCCACGCTGAAGGAGCTTGCGATGACGCACGAGGGCGCCATGGGTTTGCACGCCGAGCCGTACCACATGTTCATCGCGCAGCGCAGACGCGACAATGCGTTGAAGCTGTGCGCGGTGATCGAGCGGCATCTGGCGGGGGTTGAGGCGGGGCGTGGGTGA
- a CDS encoding patatin-like phospholipase family protein — protein sequence MTSRLAIVLSGGGAKGAFQVGVLDALVNVRGVKPAIVVGTSTGAIQALGVAQNDVTGLKDMWLALKNSEDIYKKRGGVAGAVVFGEKAIYNAAPLKKLLRKFADPAKLAASDIDMQLGVVSLQSGEFRTIDKTVPSIDNWVYASCAMPVFFDPLQTSDGQQWVDGGVRDVTPLGAALKLNPTGVLVVRASPVSNPATTRKFGGLIPVGLRAVNLLQSEVSRNDLANTSLINDMLAARDQMFSGLEAKGMSATEASALLLPLDKQISEYRFAQVRVIEPKEEFSDTLEFDPAKIRRAIDAGREAVDEQWPVIEALTR from the coding sequence ATGACGTCCAGGCTGGCGATTGTCTTGAGTGGCGGTGGAGCGAAGGGCGCTTTCCAGGTCGGCGTTCTGGACGCACTTGTGAACGTACGCGGTGTCAAACCGGCCATTGTCGTTGGAACATCCACTGGTGCCATCCAGGCGCTTGGTGTTGCTCAGAATGATGTCACCGGCCTTAAGGACATGTGGCTCGCCCTCAAGAATTCCGAAGATATCTACAAGAAACGTGGCGGCGTTGCCGGTGCGGTCGTGTTTGGCGAGAAGGCGATTTACAACGCAGCCCCGCTGAAAAAACTTCTGCGGAAATTCGCCGACCCGGCCAAGCTTGCGGCTTCGGACATCGACATGCAGCTGGGCGTGGTCAGCCTTCAATCCGGTGAATTTCGCACCATCGACAAGACGGTCCCCAGCATCGACAATTGGGTCTATGCCAGTTGTGCGATGCCGGTCTTTTTCGACCCGTTGCAGACATCGGATGGTCAGCAATGGGTGGATGGCGGGGTGCGGGACGTCACCCCGCTTGGCGCGGCCCTGAAGCTCAATCCGACCGGCGTGCTGGTCGTGCGGGCATCCCCGGTGAGCAACCCCGCGACCACCAGGAAATTTGGCGGACTGATCCCGGTGGGCCTGCGGGCGGTAAACCTTCTTCAGTCGGAGGTTTCCCGAAACGACCTGGCGAATACGTCACTCATCAACGACATGCTCGCCGCGCGCGACCAGATGTTTTCAGGCCTTGAGGCAAAGGGCATGTCGGCGACCGAAGCCAGCGCGCTGTTGCTGCCGCTCGACAAGCAGATCTCGGAGTATCGGTTCGCACAGGTGCGCGTCATCGAACCAAAAGAGGAATTTTCCGACACGCTGGAATTCGATCCCGCCAAGATCCGACGGGCGATTGATGCCGGGCGCGAGGCGGTTGACGAGCAATGGCCGGTGATTGAGGCACTGACGCGGTAG
- a CDS encoding asparagine synthase-related protein, with protein sequence MSAIFGIVRFDGDSVAQRDIERMGTILAHRGPDRRQAAVEGSAAMGHCLMRVNQEDWLEAQPVRDGVLMLVADARIDNRETLAAELGLTDAELRDMSDSAVLLAAYRHWGEDFAAHLLGDFAFAIWDARARTLLLGRDHMGQRGLYYHHGDGFLAFASEVKALWAVAGVPRRLSDAGIGRRILGPIDLPPGETIYDSICALDGGTTMRFAADGTLSRRVYWEPHASPAHLGHDEAYYLDAYRAVVTEAVACRVRRLGQAPALCFSGGFDSGSIAAIAGPIVAGTGRRIVAVASVLGEGERRTVRDARAAVEAFRPFPFLDLRHYVRGDEGMFTDIEAAFFATDDSAGNPHVRHGMYRIAASTGARLVLDGHGGDYTVNITGGALLGRILRRGKLRRFVREFRMRARATGWPWLAILRHEVIPALLPVQGFNAARRAAATWRDRPINPAFADTLRGGGAIDFGRLRYSRVRHHRWRDASLHHLRKVTRSQPLHATLAAADGLELSRPFHDKRVVELGLAIPESLDFRNGLERYLARQAFADILPEQLLKRPPGNDAEQPDMFRMVKHGAPAALAEARRLDQGGRLSRYLDLDRVERMIADADERKRPDHATLYVAARMTTLARFIGWFDSSNE encoded by the coding sequence ATGAGTGCGATTTTCGGGATCGTTCGGTTCGACGGCGACTCGGTCGCGCAACGCGATATCGAGCGCATGGGGACCATATTGGCGCATCGCGGCCCGGACCGGCGGCAGGCCGCGGTCGAGGGCAGTGCGGCCATGGGCCATTGCCTGATGCGGGTGAATCAGGAGGACTGGCTTGAGGCGCAGCCGGTGCGCGACGGTGTGTTGATGCTCGTGGCGGATGCCCGTATCGACAATCGCGAAACGCTGGCGGCGGAGCTCGGCCTGACCGATGCCGAACTTCGCGACATGTCGGACAGCGCGGTGCTGCTCGCCGCCTATCGCCATTGGGGTGAGGATTTCGCCGCGCATTTGCTCGGTGATTTCGCCTTTGCGATCTGGGACGCCCGAGCGCGGACCTTGCTGCTTGGCCGCGATCACATGGGCCAGCGCGGCCTTTATTATCATCATGGCGACGGCTTTCTGGCCTTCGCCAGCGAAGTGAAGGCGCTCTGGGCGGTCGCGGGCGTACCGCGCCGCCTGTCGGACGCCGGCATCGGGCGGCGGATACTGGGTCCGATCGATCTTCCGCCAGGCGAGACGATCTACGACTCGATCTGCGCGCTTGATGGTGGCACGACGATGCGCTTCGCCGCGGACGGGACGCTGTCGCGCCGCGTCTATTGGGAGCCGCACGCGTCCCCCGCGCATCTCGGCCATGACGAGGCTTATTATCTCGACGCCTATCGCGCCGTGGTGACCGAAGCGGTGGCGTGCCGCGTGCGCCGGCTCGGCCAGGCGCCGGCGCTCTGTTTCAGCGGCGGTTTCGACAGCGGCAGCATCGCCGCCATCGCTGGGCCGATCGTCGCGGGGACGGGGCGCCGGATCGTCGCGGTGGCGTCGGTGCTGGGCGAAGGCGAGCGCCGGACGGTGCGCGACGCGCGCGCGGCGGTGGAGGCGTTCCGGCCCTTTCCATTCCTCGATCTGCGCCACTATGTCCGCGGCGACGAGGGCATGTTCACCGATATCGAGGCCGCGTTTTTCGCGACCGACGACAGCGCCGGGAATCCTCACGTCCGGCACGGCATGTACCGGATCGCGGCGTCGACCGGCGCACGCCTGGTGCTCGACGGGCATGGCGGCGACTATACCGTCAATATCACTGGCGGGGCATTGCTCGGACGAATCCTGAGGCGCGGCAAGCTGCGCCGATTTGTGCGCGAATTCCGCATGCGCGCGCGCGCCACGGGGTGGCCATGGCTGGCGATATTGCGCCACGAGGTCATCCCGGCGCTGTTGCCGGTGCAGGGGTTCAACGCGGCGCGGCGCGCGGCGGCGACGTGGCGCGACCGGCCGATCAACCCCGCCTTTGCCGACACGTTGCGGGGGGGCGGCGCGATCGATTTCGGGCGGCTGCGCTATTCGCGGGTAAGGCATCACCGCTGGCGCGACGCCAGCTTGCATCATCTGCGCAAGGTCACCCGGAGCCAGCCGCTCCATGCGACGCTTGCGGCCGCGGACGGACTGGAACTGTCCCGGCCTTTCCACGACAAGAGGGTCGTCGAACTGGGCCTCGCTATCCCGGAATCGCTTGATTTTCGGAATGGGCTGGAACGCTATCTGGCGCGTCAGGCATTTGCCGACATCCTGCCGGAACAGCTGCTGAAACGGCCGCCGGGCAATGACGCCGAACAACCGGACATGTTCCGCATGGTAAAGCATGGTGCGCCGGCGGCGCTCGCCGAGGCACGGCGGCTCGACCAGGGTGGGCGCTTGTCTCGTTATCTTGATTTGGACCGGGTCGAACGCATGATCGCGGACGCGGACGAGCGCAAACGGCCCGATCATGCGACGCTCTATGTCGCGGCGCGCATGACCACGCTGGCGCGCTTCATCGGCTGGTTCGATTCGAGCAACGAGTGA